Part of the Pseudomonadota bacterium genome, GTACGCATGGCAAATTCACCACTGAGAATATAACGAAAGCTTTCAAGAAACTCAAAAAAATCCCGAGCCCCGAACATTTCCTTCAAGGCCTGCAACATCGGGGTAAGATATAACCGGGTAACCCGTCCATACAACTGGCAATTACTGACCCGGGAATAATATCCCTTGCTGAATTCATAAACCAGCGATGGGTTCACCAGTGGATAAACCAGCCTGGCCAGCAAACCCCGATCATAATTGACAATATCACAATCATGGAGGGCAATGACCTTGGTATCTTTTTTGGCCAGGATATAACCGATGGCAAACCAGACTCCTCTGCCCTTTCCCTGATAACCGATATAAAACTGACGCTTCTCCAGATAGTCATAAAGAGCTCTAATTCTCGGACTGTCCTGCCAGATTATCTGGACATCATAATCGAAACCACTGAATAACTTTTTAACGGCTTCGAACTCCTTTTCACTGGCCCGATCCAGAGATAAAACAAGGCGATGAACATAAGGTACAGTTTCCAGCATTTTTACAATCCTGGGCATGGCCTCGCCGGTAAACTCTGAATACAGGGATGGCAACAACAGGGTAATTTTACGATCATAGGAAAAAACTTCAATTTCACTTTCAATATCGTCCAGAGCCCGCTTATTGATCATCTGCAGGTTGGTAATTTTACGGTTCTGGATAAAATCAGACATGGCACTTCTCCTCGCCCGACCGACAGGTATCAGGCAGATTATCCAACAATTGCATAACGGCTTCAGACCAGCCAAGCGGTCCGGCGTCCCGGGTCCGCACTACTTTTTCCAGGGCACAGGATGCAC contains:
- a CDS encoding glycosyl transferase, producing MSDFIQNRKITNLQMINKRALDDIESEIEVFSYDRKITLLLPSLYSEFTGEAMPRIVKMLETVPYVHRLVLSLDRASEKEFEAVKKLFSGFDYDVQIIWQDSPRIRALYDYLEKRQFYIGYQGKGRGVWFAIGYILAKKDTKVIALHDCDIVNYDRGLLARLVYPLVNPSLVYEFSKGYYSRVSNCQLYGRVTRLYLTPMLQALKEMFGARDFFEFLESFRYILSGEFAMRTDMAAKVRITPDWGLEITTLGEVYNLATPVRVCQVELLANYEHKHQELKKGQDSESGLSKMVIDITRALFRILAQDGLVFTPAVVRSLRVTYINFARVNIEKYDALAKLNGLRFERHEEISAVEQFSTALTMASERFMEDPIGTPLMPGWHRVISAESDFGNRMIEVIEAENR